A window of the Vicingus serpentipes genome harbors these coding sequences:
- a CDS encoding RNA polymerase sigma factor, producing the protein MDLADQDILHDIVKKCVNGDRKAQKELYKKYYSKMMNVCYRYSKNSADAEDLLQDGFVKVFTNLSRYDFNGSLEGWIRRIMVNTAIDFYRKNKNIYFVDEEGDYTLETSKVESADQIYSQFGVDIIMAAIQELSPVYKTVFNMYVIDGYKHKEIAEQLDISEGTSKSNLAKAKNNLREILNNIEKIHYDE; encoded by the coding sequence ATGGATCTTGCAGACCAAGACATATTACATGACATTGTAAAAAAATGTGTTAATGGAGATCGGAAAGCTCAAAAAGAGCTTTACAAAAAGTACTATAGCAAAATGATGAATGTTTGCTACCGATACTCCAAAAACTCTGCAGATGCTGAAGATTTATTACAAGACGGATTTGTAAAAGTGTTTACAAATTTAAGTCGATATGACTTTAATGGTTCTTTGGAAGGTTGGATTAGAAGAATAATGGTAAATACAGCAATTGATTTTTACCGTAAAAACAAAAACATATACTTTGTTGATGAAGAAGGAGATTACACTTTAGAAACTTCAAAAGTGGAAAGTGCTGATCAAATTTATAGTCAATTTGGAGTTGATATAATTATGGCTGCAATTCAAGAATTAAGCCCTGTTTATAAAACTGTTTTTAACATGTATGTAATTGATGGTTATAAACATAAAGAAATAGCTGAACAATTAGATATAAGTGAAGGAACATCTAAGTCAAACCTTGCAAAAGCAAAAAATAATTTAAGAGAAATCTTAAACAACATAGAAAAGATACATTACGATGAGTAA